ACTGTTCGAATTGGCTACGGATCCTCCGGGATTTGCACGGGATGAACCAGCAGAGAGCATGGGTGAGAAACTGATGTTGCCTGAATGGTATGAACCACAGCGCGAACAGATTGAACAATTGTTGCCACGAATTGAAGTACGTGAATGGAAAGGAGAGTCCAAATCATGACCACAACCAATACAATGAAACATATCTATAAAGCAGGTGCTCAGCCGGATGCTCCAACAATCCTGTTGCTTCATGGCACAGGGGGAACCGAGAACGATCTGATCGGTCTTGCGGAGATGATCGCGCCAGGAGCTGGCATACTTGGGGTGCGAGGTAACGTATCGGAGAACGGGATGCCCCGTTTCTTCCGCCGCTTGGCGGAAGGTATTTTTGATGAAGAAGATCTGATTGCTCGTACGGCAGAGTTGGGATCTTTTGTAGATGCAGCTGCGGCGGAATACGGTTTCGATCGGTCCAACGTGTATGCACTGGGTTACTCTAACGGTGCCAACATTGCGGCAAGCTTGATCTTCCATCAAGCGGATGTATTCAAAGGTGCAATTCTGCATCATCCAATGGTACCGCTGCGCGGACTGGAATTGCCGGATCTGAAAGGTCTGCCTGTGTTCATTGGTGCAGGCGAGAACGATCCGATTGTACCCAGACGTGAAACTGAGGAACTTGCTTCGCTGCTCAGTGGTGCAGGTGCGGATGTAAACACGTATTGGGAGCGCCAGGGTCATCAGTTGACTCGTACCGAGGCAGAAGCCGCGGCAGCTTGGTTTAAGACGCAGGCGTAAGATAGGGGTCTCCTTATTGAGTGATTGGTATATTTAGTCCTAGGTATCGTGAAGCTAAAGCAGTTAAAAACAGCCCTGATGGAAAATGAAATCGGGCTGTTTTTTTATTTTATTTTGGCTTGTGAAGCAAACGAAGAGTTGCTGTTATGTAAGCGTGACGAACGGGGTAAACATTTGAATAATCAATAGTTGAAGATGTATTCTTGTTATATTACTTAAATCCAACTAAAGATTTACATGACAACGGAGAAGACAGAAAAAAGAAGAACGAAGTGTTCTGTCATCGGAGTGCAGTGTAAATTGTATCAACATCATGAACTGGAGGGGTTAATGTGGAACGTAACATCAAGGAACTGGTACAGCGGATGACACTGGAGGAAAAAGCGGGTATGTGCTCGGGACTGGACTTTTGGCATCTGAAAGGGGTGGAGCGTCTTGGCATCCCATCCATCATGGTGACGGACGGACCTCACGGGCTGCGCAAGCAGGATGGGAGTGCAGATCATCTAGGACTTACGTCGAGCGTACCTGCAACCTGTTTTCCGTCTGCGGCAGGACTGGCTAGTTCATGGGACAAGGAGCTGGCGCGTCAGGTCGGGGTGGCCCTGGGTGAGGAATGTCAGGCCGAGGATGTAGCGGTATTGCTTGGTCCGGGTGTGAATATTAAACGTTCCCCGCTGGGCGGGCGTAATTTTGAATACTTTTCCGAAGATCCGTTGTTATCTACGCAGATGGCTACCGGTCATATTCAAGGTGTGCAGAGTCAGGGTGTGGGTACGTCTCTCAAACACTTTGCAGTCAATAATCAGGAAGAACGACGCATGTCGATTGATGCGGTGGTGGATGAACGGACGCTACGTGAGATCTATCTGGCGAGCTTCGAAGGTGCGGTGAAGGATGGACAGCCGTGGACGGTGATGTGTTCCTACAATAAGGTGAACGGTACGTATGCTGGTGAGAATGAATGGTTGCTTACCGACATCCTGAAAGACGAATGGGGTCACGAAGGTCTTGTGGTATCAGACTGGGGTGCGGTCAATGAACGTGCAGACGCCCTTGCAGCAGGACTGGAACTGGAGATGCCAACAAGCGGTGGAATCGGTGAGCGTAAAGTAATCGATGCCGTAGAGAGCGGACAACTGCCGCTGGACAAGCTGGATCGGGCGGTGGAGCGTCTGCTTACGCTGATCTTCAATGCCGTTGATCAAAAGAAAGAAGGGGCTACATATAACAAGGATGAGCATCACCAACTTGCGCGCAAGGTGGCAGCCGAGAGTATGGTTTTGTTGAAAAATGAAGAAGGTCTCCTGCCGCTGGGCCGTGAAGGCGAAGTGGCGTTAATCGGAGCATTTGCGCGTAAACCTCGCTTCCAGGGCGGCGGCAGTTCACACATTAATCCGACCAAAGTGGATGATATTGTGGAAGAGATGACCCAGGTGGCTGGCGAAGGTGTAACCTTCTCGTATGCCCCAGGTTATCGGCTTGAAGCGGATGATGTGGATGAGACATTAATGCATGAGGCTGTTCAGGCAGCGCAGTCGGCGGATACCGCTGTTGTGTTTGTTGGATTGCCAGATCGTTATGAATCCGAAGGGTATGATCGTGTCCATCTGCGTCTGCCTGACAATCATATTCGACTGATTGAAGAGATTGCGAAGGTTCAATCCCGTATGGTCGTTGTGCTGAGCAACGGATCTCCAGTGGAGATGCCTTGGCTGCCGCAAGTACAAGCTGTGCTTGAAGCGTATCTTGGTGGACAGGCGGTTGGTGGAGCGATCGCAGATCTGTTGTATGGTGAGGTGAATCCGTCCGGTAAACTGGCGGAGACGTTCCCAGCCAAGCTGAGCCATAATCCATCTTATCTGAATTTTCCGGGCGAAGGCGATCGTGTCGATTATCGGGAAGGCATCTTTGTTGGATATCGCTATTATGACAAAAAAGAACTGGAGCCCCTGTTCCCGTTTGGTTATGGACTAAGTTATACAACATTTGAATATGCTGACCTGAAGGTAGACCGCACGGAACTGACTGATCATGATGAGGTGAATGTGCAAGTTCGGGTCACTAATACCGGAGACAGAGCGGGCAAGGAGATTGTACAGCTGTATGTTAGCGACGTAGAGAGCACAGTTATTCGTCCGGTCAAAGAACTGAAGGCTTTTGCCAAAGTAGCGCTTGAACCTGGAGAGTCAAAATTAGTGAGTTTTACACTAAATAAGCGTTCATTCGCCTATTACAATGTAGATATCAAGGACTGGCATGTGGAGACAGGAGAGTTCGAGATTCAGGTGGGCAGCTCCTCTCGGGACATTCATGTGCATACACGGGTGAATGTCGAGTCTACAGCGACATTCCTTCCCACTTATACGCGTAATAGCACATTGGGTGATATCCAGCGTGATCCGGCGCATAAGAAGCTATTGGAACAGGCTTTGCAGCAATTCCAGGAGGCCAGTGGATTTGGCGGTGATGATGCGGGTGATCATGCAGATATGATGGATGCAATGATGAAATATATGCCGCTGCGTGCACTGGTTGCGTTTAGCGGTGGGGCCATGACGGAGGAAGCGATGAATGAGCTTCTGGAGCAGCTAAACAAGAAGGATCATGGTATTCGGGGATAAAGCGCAGCAGCTATAGACCGAATATTCGTTCATCCTTGGATGGAGTGACTCTGCAATCCGTGCAGGAACTGCGCACGAAGCCACAAGAAGGTGTATGTGAGGACCAGCCGCATAGTGGCTGGTACTGTTACCCGATCCGATGATGGATCGGGTTTTCTTTTTGCATAAGGGAAAAGGAGGGTTAACGGGACGGCGGGATGTGAGGTGATCCTTGCAACGTGACAGAGGTGACAGGGCTGCTGTAACTTGCTGAAGCAACATGGTTGTCGTAAAGGATGGATTATTCTATAATGAAGTAATTGATAATCATTTTCAATTAGATTCGGTGAAAGATGACTATGCATGTATTCAGGAGGGGAACATGAATCGTAACCCTAGCTCACATACGTTTGGTTCAAGTGCGTTTGTTCAGACCCGCGATGGTCGCAAACTACATTATATGTCCAGGGGAACAGGAGAACTTACGGTTGTATTTGAGTCCGGTATGGGCGCCTCCAGATCAGCCTGGGGGTTGGTTGCACCCGCCGTTGCTGAGCATGCACGTGCTGTCGTGTATGACAGGGCAGGGGCAGGACGAAGTGATGTCGACTCGGCTCCCCGCAGCCTTGAACGCATTGCAGAGGACCTTGGGGAATTGCTGACAGCACTGGGCCCGGGCCCATTCATTCTTGTGGGACATAGCTGGGGAGGTCCGATTGTACGGGCTGCGGCAGCTGCAAATCCCTCTAGATTACGAGGCATTATTCTGGTAGATCCATCAGACGAGCATTGCGATATGTATTTCTCCAAACTTACTAAAAAGAGCTTTGCCATCAATGGTTTCATTATTCCAATTATGGCGCGTACAGGCTTATATAAGTTGCTCGGTAGCAAAGCTGGAAGCATTCAGCCTGACGATGTGGCGGCGGATCATCTCAAAGAGGATTTCACTGTACACGCAGCCAGCACGATGCTTGCGGAGGGCAGAACATTTCTGAATGACATGGCAGCGCTGCTGGAACATCCTCCGGCTCTGGGTAATCTGGAAGTCAGCGTGATCTCGGGTACGAAACCGGGCAAGGGAGAGGGGAAAATCAGACCTGCTCTCATCACGGCGCATCGCCAGACGGTGAGCCAGTTATCCAATGCGAGATGGATTGGGGCGAATCAATCGGGACATATGGTTATATATACAGACCCTCAAGTCATTATCGATGAAATTGTACGAATGATAAATGAAGTGAGCTTAGGCGCAAGAACAGATCAAAAGTGATACAATACAAAGAAAAGCAGTGCGCGACATTGCTAGACCATATAAGCGGAGTGTGGAGAAGAAAATGAAACCAGTTGAACAAGAACCAACGGGAACCACAAATCCCGGTCGTGCCAGTGTTGGCATGGAAGATATCGTGCGCGCACATCATGTGCTGCGTGAGGTCATTGTAAGAACGCCGTTGCAGCGGGACGCTGTATTGTCGGCCAAATATAACTGTAATGTGTATCTGAAAAGGGAAGACCTTCAAGTGGTGCGCTCGTTCAAAATTCGGGGTGCCTATAATATGATTCGCAGTCTGACACCAGCCGAGATGGAGAAGGGTATTGTCTGTGCAAGTGCGGGCAACCATGCTCAGGGTGTCGCTTTTAGCTGTAATGCCCTTGGGATTAATGGGAAAATCTTCATGCCGAGTACAACCCCGAACCAAAAGGTGAAGCAGGTAAGACGTTTTGGTGGCAGTAACGTTGAAGTGGTGCTGATCGGGGATACGTATGATGATGCCTATGCAGAAGCGATGCGTGCATGTGACGAACAGGGCATGACGTTCATCCATCCTTTTGATCAACCGAAGATTATTGCAGGTAATGGTACGGTAGCGATGGAAATCATGGAAAGTCTCGATGAGAATGCCGACTATGTGTTCGTGACGATTGGTGGCGGAGGACTGGCAGCCGGCGTGGGAACCTACATGAAGACCGTGAGTCCAGAGACACGCATCATTGGAGTTGAGCCACTTGGTGCAGCTTCCATGAGTGAGGCGATGTTCCGCAAACAGGTTGTGACGCTGGATGATATTGATAAATTCGTGGATGGCGCAGCGGTGAAACGGGTTGGTGACCTTACCTATGATATCTGCAGCAGTATACTTGATGACATTGTGAAAGTGCCGGAAGGCAAAGCCTGCACAACCATTCTGGAGCTCTATAATGAAAATGCGATCGTGGTCGAGCCTGCCGGTTCGTTGGCTGTTGCGGCGCTGGAGCAGTATCGTGAGCAAATTGTGGGCAAGACGGTGGTCTGCGTCATTAGTGGCGGGAACAACGATATTGATCGGATGCAGGAGATCAAAGAACGTTCTCTCATCTACGAAGGTCTGAAGTATTATTTTATGGTTAATTTCCCACAGCGTGCAGGAGCTTTACGTGAATTCCTGGAGGAAGTTCTAGGGAAGAATGATGATATCACCCGGTTTGAATATACGAAAAAGCATGATAAGGAAAATGGCCCTGCCCTGGTGGGCATTGAGCTCATGTACAAGGAAGATTACCATCCCCTGATTGAACGTATGAATCGCAAAGGTATCGCCTATACCGAGCTGAACAAAAATTTGAATCTGTTCAACATGTTAATCTGATGAATTATTCAACAAGGCAGTCAGACATGCAGTCGGAGGTGAAATGAAGTATGCAATCAGATCACCAAGAAACATCTCCTCTAATCAGACCTGCGCGGATAGAAGATGCTGATCAGGTCATTCCATTGTTAGTTCAGGCGATAGGAGATATTGCTTACGCGCTTGCGGGTGAGGCGGATCATGAGAAGGCAATGCAGATTTTGCAGGCGTTCTATGTACAGGAAGACAATCGGATTAGCTATCGTCATGTGACAGTGATGGAGCAGGATGGACTGATCGCAGGAATTCTTGTAGCCTATGATGGCGGTGAAGCGGATCTTCTGGACCAGCCGATTCTGAATCGCCCTGGACGAAGTCGGGATGAGAAGTATACTTTGGTTAAAGAAACCCGCCCGGGTGAGTATTATCTGGATACTCTCTCGGTAAGTGAAGCTTATCAGGGGCAGGGCATCGGCCGGGCACTGATGGCTGCTTTTGAGCAGCAGGGCAGGGATCTGGGGCACTCCCAGGTATCCCTGATTGTAGAACAGGACAACGGCCGTGCGCTAATGCTCTATGAACGGCAGGGATATGTCAAAGACGATGTCATTGTCATCGGAGGACATGAGTATAATCATATGGTCAAACCGATTCAATAGAGCAAGGAACCAAGAAAAAACCGCTACAGGGGAGATCCTCCTGCGGCGGTTTTTTTGTCGTAATGATATGTTGTAACTTAGCCTAAATGTAGGCCTGAATGTTAATTTGGGAAGGAGCGGATTAACTTAATAGTTTGCATAATCACTGACCGGCACATGCTGCTCCAGCCATTTCTCGACTTCAGCCGTTTTCTCATATTTCGATTCCTTAACCACGTCCATAAAGGCATCCAGCTTGGTGAGGAATTCGCTATCGACGGATGCAAGGCGTTGCAAGACGCCGTTGTATCCTCTTTGAGCGTTTGGTACCATTTTGTTCGTGTCATAATCAAACAGCGGTGTATTGTTCAGTCCATAAAAAGTATACAGGGTATAACTGTTTAACAGATTATGCACCTGCTTGGCCCGATTCGATTTCGGATGCAGCTCCAGGAATTTTTCCTGACTGAGTGCTCGAAGGAGAATTTCCTGATAGCCAATGACAAGAGCACCGTCATCCGCAGGCAAGTTTTTCGTTTCCTTTGTCATGATATGGATGTAGCTTGAGATATCCTCTTTAATGACAGAGGTATATTTCACGAATGCCGCATAATTCATGATGGGATAGAGAGAGCCTTCGAGCATGACGAGGCGGTAGCCGCTGTCACGGGCTTCTTTTAGCAGTGCACGCAGATCGGAGTCCTGGGTACGCTCCATGAGTTTGGTGAAGCTATCGTTCATCTTGTAAGCCTTGATCATTTTGTCCTGAACGTTAGGAACGAGCAGGCGGTCCGTCATGGCACTCAGTGCCTTCAGGCGAGCATTCTCCAATTGCAGCACCATCAGGGTGGCGTGATGTTTTGTTACTTTTTTGATATGAGATTCGAGATAAGTATCTGCGGCAGGCAAGCCGTTCTTTTTGTAGAGCATGGACTGAAATGTTTGATATATGGTTGTTGAACTGGCAGTTGTGACTTTGGAATCTGTACTGGAAGAAGCGGCAGAAGCAACTCCGGATAATGGAATTACAGCCGATTGGAGCAGCATGAGGACGGCGGTGGCTGTAATGAAGGTACGCATGCCTGTACGTTTGGCAGATTGAAACGATGATGTCATAGATATGAACCTCCCGTAGTTAAGAAAATGATAGCCGTTGTTCACTAGTCACTATACATTAACGTAATTGGGGCAGGATGTGGTTGCGGAATAGTGACAAATTCTTCTGTTATTTTTAACTTTTGGAGGGTGGAAGATAGAGGAAGATTTCTGCGAAAATATTTTTTGTACAACTGGAAACCTTTGAGCTGATCGGAACGTCTTAGTTGTGCATAGGTAAATACAGGAATTATTGAAAAGGACAACGAATCTATTTCGATGTTAACTACATGCGAGAATGGGGATATGGGATATGAGGAAAGCGGGAGGAAAACAAGTGAAGAAGGTAATGTCAGCGCTGGCTGTATCGGCCATGCTGATGTCCGCACTTCCAACGTCGGTTATGGATGCAGCTGCGAGGATCAGCATATATATTAATGATGCAGAGTTATCATCTGCTCAGGCACCTGTGATGAAAGGTGGACGTGTACTGGTTCCGCTTCGGTCGATATTTGAAGGATTGGATGCGAAGGTATCGTACACCAACAGAACCAAAACGATTGTTGCAACTCGCGACGATCAGGAAGTTACTCTGACCCTTGGTTCCAAAACGGCATACATCAACGGGGAAGCGATCTCGCTGGATGTACCTGCAAACACGATTAAGGGCAACACGATGGTTCCGATTCGTTTCGTCAGTGAAGCTTTTGGGGAGAAAGTATTCTGGAACTCGCGCAATCAACGTGTAGATATCAAGACAACGGCAACGCCACCAGTGGATGAGACACAATATGCTGCATGGAACATCTATGGTTCGGTATCTGGAAGTAACGGGGATGGTCGTGACCTGACCGTGAGCTTCACACGTCCAACTTCGGAGAAGGCGGTCTCTGCTTACCGGATTATGTTGGTGAAAACACGCGATGTGAATACCTTCACGGAGTCGGCAGCATCGGCCGTACCTTCTGCAAACTATACATCTGTAACACCGAATGGCAGCAACCCGAAACTGACGCTTAATGCACAGACGCGTGACGTGAACGGGGATTTGCTTAACAGCAATGAAACGTACCGCCTGTATGTACTGACTGTTGGTAACAGCAGCAATAATTATAAAAATGCATTGAACTGGTCTTCCCAGGCATTGAAGCTCAATATTGTGAAATCCACAGTACAGGCAGTTACAAGTCTGCGTGCCGCAGATATTAGTGACTATGGCGATGGCCGCGATCTGGAGATTAACTTCACGCAGCCGAGCACAACATCGAACATTACGTATTATCGTGCTTTTGTTGTTAAAGCGAAGGACTCTTCTGCGTTTAATCTGGCTGCAGCGAACAAAGTGTCCAGTGCAAACTCCACGATCATATACAAAGGCAACGCCGCTGCGGTCAAAAGTCAGTTGACTTCTTCGACTCGGGATACGTCCGGCGATTTGATCAAGAGCGGTACAGCGTATGTAGTGTACATCCTGTCCGTAAGCACAAATACAACAACAGACAGCAAGCTGTCCGCAGCATCCTCTTCACTTACATTGTCCGTGAACACAGCAACGTCTCCGGTAATTACGCAGGTAAGAGACAACTCGGATTATGGAGATGGTCGTGACATTCAAGTGAGTTTCAACCGTTCATCGGATGAGTCCAAGGTAGCGAACTATCGCATCTTCGTGGTGCGTAACTCGGTAGCCAGCAGTTTCAATCTGACGACAGCAAGCAATCTGTCCTCCAGTCTGTACTATACGGTGAACAAAACAGGCAACAACATTACAACGACATTGCCTTCATCCATGAAGGATACAAGTGGTTATAACGTAACGAATCTGCAAGATTATCGCATCTACGTGATGGCAGTGGGCAATCAGCAAAATGGATACACCAATGCGCTGTCAGCTTCCTCCACTGTGCTGAGACTTACAACGAACGGTAACGCGGGAGTGATTAGCAACCTGGCTGTTGCGGATATTGGTGACTACGGTGATGGCCGTGATCTGCGGGTGTCTTTCAACAAAGCTGCGGATGAATCCAGAATCTCTGCCTACCGTGTATATGTCGTTCGTTCCGCTAATGTGGGCAGCTTCACACTAAGCGCAGCTAATGCGTCGAACAACTATACGCAGGTGAACAAAACGGGTGGCAACCTGTCCGTTACGCTTCCGAACTATGCGGTAGATACCAATGGTTATACCATTACCAATAACATTGCTTATCGGGTATTCGTGCTGTCGGTGAATAACAACGGAAACTCCAGTCAGAATGCGTTGTCTGGTTACTCTTCGCAGATTACGCTGACACAGAATGCGGCTGTAACAGCTCCGAGCGGTGTGGTGCCATCTGATATTGGGGATGCTGGAAATGGTAGTGATCTGCGTGTGACGTTTAATAAATCTGCGGATGAGACAAATGTAAATCATTATCGGGTGTTTGTAGTGAAGGCGGGTAGCACGTTTAATCTGAACACAGCGAATGCATTGAGCAGCGCGTATTACAGAACCGTCAGTAAAACGGGAGCTAATCAGACTGTTACTTTAACAAGTAGTTCCAGATCTGTGGACGGTGAACTGATTCGTAATGATGTGGCCTACCAAGTATATGTGATGGCTGTGAATAACAATGCTTCTCTGGCGAATGCATTGTCATCGCCTTCCGGCGCAATCACACTGACTTCGAATACTGCTGTAGCGATGGCGAGCAATGTGGACGTAACTGTGAAGGCAGCAGCGCAGGCATCGGGGGATGCAACTGATATTCTGGTTACTTTTGCTAAGCCTCTTAACGTCACTGGAATATCCAACTATGCAATAATGATAGTGCCATCAGGACAGATCAATTCATTTAATTTAAATTCAGCTAAGTCTGTTTTATCATTGGGTAACTACCTCAATTTACCTAAGAATGAGTCAAGTACGAACGTACAGCCTTTTGCATTTACATCAGATGTTAACGGAACTCCAATTGACTCTAGCAAAACCTATCGGGTCGTTGTTGTATCAGTGTCTGACAGCAACACACGTGAGTCTAGTCTCTCCGTGGCTTCGAAAATCTTTAGTGTGAATGCGAAACAGCAGCAACCAGTTGAAGTGAAGGCCGCAAGCCTTACTGCAACCGATGCAACTGGAGCTCAAGGACCTGCAATAAAAATTAATCTTACTCCGAATGTAACTGAACAAGGAATTTCCCAATATAAAGTTTTTGTTGTGAAAAACGGCTCTACGTTTACTCCTTCTGTGGCAAACGGTGTAAACGATACTGATCGCTTCCAAATTTTTGCAAAAGGATCTAAAGGAGATTTGGCACTGACCCTTTCGAAAGATACAGATGGCGATGCAATTGTTGCTGGAACGTCTTATCAAGTGTATGTCTTGTCTGTTGCGGATCAACAGCAAGCGACGATTAACGCTTTATCCGCTCCTGCCTCAGTGCAATTGGCAGCTGCTCAGCAGCCAGCAACAGGTAGTCCAGCTTCTGATACCCCAGTGGTAGATCCAAATAATACAACATCACCATAAATTTGTGGCTCACGTGTTTCAAACTATGAATTACTGTTTAACTAGTCAACCTCCCTTTTCATTTGAAAAGGGAGGTTTTTCTATTATCCTAGCGCAACTGCCTCACTTAATAATTGAAAATCTTGTCGCCAAAAAGGTTCCTAAGACCATTGCTGGAACAGGACAACCCGATGGATAATAGAAGGAATAAGCTAGAAGCCTATGAGCCGAAAGGAATGATGGAATGCTTGCGTTTCGTTTGACGGGCCAGCCGGATTCCCGGTTGCCGCTGTACCTGTATTGTGTGGGCACGCAGGAAGAGAAAGTTCTGCATAGACCGGATGGATTTCCGGTGTATCAGTTGTTTTTGTCAGGCGGCGGTGAGGGGCAGTTCAGGATTCCGGGAAAAGGGACATGGACCATGGGAGCAGGACAGGTATTCATCGTGGAACCTGGGATTGCGCATGAGTATGTGCCTCGTTCCAAATCCAAAGGAGAACTGGGTTATATCGGTATTGGCGGTGCATCTGCTGGATCGATACTTCATAGCGCGGGTTTGCTTCAGAACGAGCCGTATCCCATCTCCGGTTTTGACATCATCTGGTCGCGGTTAGCAGATCTCTGGCACGCACTGGATCAAGGAGCAACAGAGATGTGGAACACATCAACCCTGATCTACCAGCTCATTTTGGATATAGCACAATCCAAAACTCCATCTGCTGTCGATATTGGAAGTGTTGGACCATCTAAGGAACAGGCTGTAACACGTTCGAATCGGGAGTCCGATATGGGCAAGGAGGCACTCATCCGGGCAGTGGCATTGATGCATACACATTATCAGGATGACCTGTTATTGAGGCATGTCGCTGACGCAGTGGGTTATTCGGTGCAGCATCTCAATCGATTGTTCCATCATCATTATGGCGTGACAGGACATCAATATATGCAGCGATTGCGGTTGCAGAAGGCTTCGGACTGGTTGAACAAGCATCCAAGTGCAAGCGTGCGAGAGGCGGCAGAGAACATCGGCATGGAAGTGAACTATTTTATCCGGATGTTCAAGCGGGAGTTTGGAGAAACACCAGGCAAAGGAATCAAACATCGGCACCAGCTCCAAATGGAAAAAGACCTCACGAATTCGTGAGGTCCCTTAATTGATGATATAACGCGTGTTATGCTGTTTTCTTTTGACCGAATAAAGGTCTTAACGTTGCAAGCCCCACAATGCCGATCACTGTACTCACCCATGGAGCTAGTGCGAATACCGGAAGTTTATCACGGAGCGGATACCCGACAAACAGCACGAGTATCACAACTACGATGTAGATGACGATCCCCCGAATATTGACCTTAGGTATCTTGTTTCTGTCGGCTCCTTCATCATCTGGACGCTCAGCAAGGCGGCGGAGCATCTCCACCAATGCGATTCCGCCAACGGCCGCTACGATTAAGGAGAATAGACTGATGTGTTGGAACGGTTCCGTATCCCCGCCAGTCCAACCCACGAACAGTCCCGCACAACCTTGGATTAACATGACAAAAGATATTGCCGCCCAAGCGATCATGGCATACCACTTGGGTGTCCGTTTCGCTGGTTCAGCATTCTCCGTTGGTTGTGGTTCTGCAACGTTGTCTTTCTTTTTCGATGAAGCTGCTGGACTATTACCAAAGGTTGGACTGGATGTATCGACCTCAGCGGCAGCCGTTTTCTTCGGTGCTGTATCTGTTATCCCGAGCTGTGCATGGATGTCTTGTTCCAGATCAGGTCCGTATAGCTCGCGAGCGGGTTTGTTATCCCGCTGAGCCTGTACGATTGCTTTTCCTGCGGAGAGAATCCATTCTTCCTGTGTTCTCTCGTCCGCTGGCGCATGACGCGCAATGGTGCTGATCTCGTCATACAACTTCACATGTTCAGGTGTCATACGACTCATCTCGGTTATTTGCCGATTCTGTATTTCTTTCAGTTTCTTATAGGAAA
The window above is part of the Paenibacillus sp. 1781tsa1 genome. Proteins encoded here:
- a CDS encoding copper amine oxidase N-terminal domain-containing protein: MKKVMSALAVSAMLMSALPTSVMDAAARISIYINDAELSSAQAPVMKGGRVLVPLRSIFEGLDAKVSYTNRTKTIVATRDDQEVTLTLGSKTAYINGEAISLDVPANTIKGNTMVPIRFVSEAFGEKVFWNSRNQRVDIKTTATPPVDETQYAAWNIYGSVSGSNGDGRDLTVSFTRPTSEKAVSAYRIMLVKTRDVNTFTESAASAVPSANYTSVTPNGSNPKLTLNAQTRDVNGDLLNSNETYRLYVLTVGNSSNNYKNALNWSSQALKLNIVKSTVQAVTSLRAADISDYGDGRDLEINFTQPSTTSNITYYRAFVVKAKDSSAFNLAAANKVSSANSTIIYKGNAAAVKSQLTSSTRDTSGDLIKSGTAYVVYILSVSTNTTTDSKLSAASSSLTLSVNTATSPVITQVRDNSDYGDGRDIQVSFNRSSDESKVANYRIFVVRNSVASSFNLTTASNLSSSLYYTVNKTGNNITTTLPSSMKDTSGYNVTNLQDYRIYVMAVGNQQNGYTNALSASSTVLRLTTNGNAGVISNLAVADIGDYGDGRDLRVSFNKAADESRISAYRVYVVRSANVGSFTLSAANASNNYTQVNKTGGNLSVTLPNYAVDTNGYTITNNIAYRVFVLSVNNNGNSSQNALSGYSSQITLTQNAAVTAPSGVVPSDIGDAGNGSDLRVTFNKSADETNVNHYRVFVVKAGSTFNLNTANALSSAYYRTVSKTGANQTVTLTSSSRSVDGELIRNDVAYQVYVMAVNNNASLANALSSPSGAITLTSNTAVAMASNVDVTVKAAAQASGDATDILVTFAKPLNVTGISNYAIMIVPSGQINSFNLNSAKSVLSLGNYLNLPKNESSTNVQPFAFTSDVNGTPIDSSKTYRVVVVSVSDSNTRESSLSVASKIFSVNAKQQQPVEVKAASLTATDATGAQGPAIKINLTPNVTEQGISQYKVFVVKNGSTFTPSVANGVNDTDRFQIFAKGSKGDLALTLSKDTDGDAIVAGTSYQVYVLSVADQQQATINALSAPASVQLAAAQQPATGSPASDTPVVDPNNTTSP
- a CDS encoding AraC family transcriptional regulator, producing MLAFRLTGQPDSRLPLYLYCVGTQEEKVLHRPDGFPVYQLFLSGGGEGQFRIPGKGTWTMGAGQVFIVEPGIAHEYVPRSKSKGELGYIGIGGASAGSILHSAGLLQNEPYPISGFDIIWSRLADLWHALDQGATEMWNTSTLIYQLILDIAQSKTPSAVDIGSVGPSKEQAVTRSNRESDMGKEALIRAVALMHTHYQDDLLLRHVADAVGYSVQHLNRLFHHHYGVTGHQYMQRLRLQKASDWLNKHPSASVREAAENIGMEVNYFIRMFKREFGETPGKGIKHRHQLQMEKDLTNS
- a CDS encoding DUF1129 family protein; its protein translation is MGISYKKLKEIQNRQITEMSRMTPEHVKLYDEISTIARHAPADERTQEEWILSAGKAIVQAQRDNKPARELYGPDLEQDIHAQLGITDTAPKKTAAAEVDTSSPTFGNSPAASSKKKDNVAEPQPTENAEPAKRTPKWYAMIAWAAISFVMLIQGCAGLFVGWTGGDTEPFQHISLFSLIVAAVGGIALVEMLRRLAERPDDEGADRNKIPKVNIRGIVIYIVVVILVLFVGYPLRDKLPVFALAPWVSTVIGIVGLATLRPLFGQKKTA